From a single Mesorhizobium shangrilense genomic region:
- a CDS encoding dipeptidase gives MTDTAISERARKLYADALIWDTHSGFMPDPAADLNNLRIWRDAGINYLSIDVGFDLMPWQNTVKTLAAFRRWVLAHPDHYRLVTNVDEIVEAKAQGKLAITFDIEGMNALDGRIEMVEFYHHLGVRQMLFAYNRNTLAGGGCHDDDTGLTAFGRQVIDEMNRLGMFVDVTHCGHRTSMEVMEYSNQPVIFSHSNAKALAGHGRNIADDQIRACAKTGGVVGIVGINFFLGDDNATSERLADHVDHLLDVAGPDHVGIGLDFAFPVDMEGIDEIIANNPQFWPKNEGYGAKPTVYAKPAQLAEMTEILLKRGHSDQTVVKVLGQNFFNLAKKVWK, from the coding sequence ATGACAGACACCGCCATCAGCGAACGCGCCCGCAAACTCTATGCCGACGCGCTCATCTGGGACACGCATTCCGGCTTCATGCCCGACCCGGCCGCCGATCTCAACAATCTGCGGATCTGGCGCGACGCCGGCATCAACTACCTCTCGATCGATGTCGGCTTCGACCTGATGCCGTGGCAGAACACGGTCAAGACGCTGGCTGCCTTCCGCAGATGGGTTCTTGCCCATCCCGATCACTACCGGCTGGTGACGAATGTCGACGAGATCGTCGAGGCCAAGGCCCAGGGCAAGCTGGCCATCACCTTCGACATCGAGGGCATGAACGCGCTCGACGGCCGCATCGAGATGGTCGAGTTCTACCATCATCTCGGCGTGCGCCAGATGCTGTTCGCCTACAATCGCAACACGCTGGCCGGCGGCGGCTGCCATGACGACGACACCGGCCTCACCGCCTTCGGCAGGCAGGTGATCGACGAGATGAACCGGCTCGGCATGTTCGTCGACGTGACCCATTGCGGCCATCGCACCTCGATGGAGGTGATGGAATATTCGAACCAGCCGGTGATCTTCTCGCACTCCAACGCCAAGGCGCTGGCCGGCCATGGCCGCAACATCGCCGATGACCAGATCCGGGCCTGCGCCAAGACCGGCGGCGTCGTCGGCATCGTCGGCATCAACTTCTTCCTCGGCGACGACAATGCCACGTCGGAACGGCTGGCTGACCATGTCGACCATCTGCTCGACGTCGCCGGGCCCGACCATGTCGGCATCGGCCTCGACTTCGCCTTCCCGGTGGACATGGAAGGCATCGACGAGATCATCGCCAACAATCCTCAGTTCTGGCCCAAGAACGAAGGCTATGGCGCCAAGCCGACTGTCTACGCCAAGCCGGCCCAGCTTGCCGAGATGACCGAGATCCTGCTCAAGCGGGGACATTCGGACCAGACCGTCGTCAAGGTGCTGGGACAGAACTTCTTCAACCTGGCGAAAAAGGTCTGGAAATAG
- a CDS encoding ABC transporter ATP-binding protein, with product MSEMLSVRNLRIEVTAHQPDGSKTEMILVDDVSFDVGKGKVLGLIGESGAGKSTIGLSALAYGRGGVRITGGQILLDGTDIARLGTSGIRAVRGARVSYVAQSAAAAFNPAHKLGRQVIEATIRHGIMTVAEARKRAAYLFGVLGLPDPDIFGERYPHQVSGGQLQRAMTAMALCPSPELIVFDEPTTALDVTTQIEVLAAIKHAIAETHTAALYITHDLAVVAQISDDIMVLRHGKTVEYGATRQIIEAPREDYTKALVSIRQTKREEKRETGGVLLRADGISAGYAGLNVLHDVSLVLSKGQTLAVVGESGSGKSTLARVITGLLPPAAGTISFDGKVLPAARKDRQREQLRRIQMIYQMADTAMNPRQKIRDIIGRPLTLYFGMHGKAKTERVGELLDQIEMGPQFLDRYPAELSGGQKQRVAIARALAAKPELILCDEPTSALDPLVAEGILKLLMRLQDETAVSYLFITHDIAIVRAIADRVAVMHRGHVVREGVKVTVLSPPFDDYTDLLLRSVPEMEVGWLERVLEGRRTTATREMERS from the coding sequence ATGTCTGAGATGCTTTCCGTCCGCAACCTTCGCATCGAGGTCACGGCGCACCAGCCCGATGGCTCGAAGACTGAAATGATACTGGTGGACGATGTCTCCTTCGATGTCGGCAAGGGCAAGGTTCTGGGACTCATCGGCGAGTCCGGCGCCGGGAAATCGACGATCGGCCTGTCGGCGCTGGCCTATGGGCGCGGCGGTGTTCGCATAACCGGTGGCCAGATCCTGCTTGACGGCACGGATATCGCCAGGCTCGGCACGAGCGGCATCCGCGCGGTGCGTGGCGCGCGTGTCAGCTACGTCGCCCAATCGGCGGCGGCGGCATTCAATCCCGCGCACAAGCTCGGACGGCAAGTGATCGAGGCCACGATCCGGCACGGCATCATGACTGTCGCGGAAGCAAGGAAGCGGGCTGCCTACCTGTTTGGCGTGCTCGGCCTTCCCGATCCCGACATTTTCGGCGAGCGCTACCCGCACCAGGTTTCCGGCGGCCAGCTTCAACGCGCCATGACCGCGATGGCGCTATGCCCAAGCCCCGAGCTGATCGTCTTCGACGAGCCGACCACGGCGCTCGACGTGACCACGCAGATCGAGGTGCTGGCCGCGATCAAGCACGCCATCGCCGAGACGCACACGGCCGCGCTCTACATCACGCATGATCTCGCTGTCGTGGCGCAGATCTCCGACGACATAATGGTGCTGCGCCACGGCAAGACGGTCGAGTACGGCGCAACCCGCCAGATCATCGAGGCGCCGCGCGAGGATTATACAAAGGCACTGGTCAGCATTCGCCAGACCAAGCGCGAGGAGAAGAGAGAGACAGGGGGCGTGCTGTTGCGCGCCGACGGGATCAGCGCCGGCTATGCCGGACTGAACGTGCTGCACGATGTCTCGCTGGTTCTTTCCAAGGGACAGACGCTCGCCGTTGTCGGCGAATCCGGCTCCGGCAAATCGACGCTCGCGCGCGTCATCACCGGGCTGCTGCCGCCTGCGGCGGGTACGATCTCCTTCGACGGGAAAGTGCTGCCGGCGGCGCGCAAGGACCGCCAGCGCGAGCAGCTGCGCCGCATCCAGATGATCTACCAGATGGCCGACACCGCGATGAACCCGCGCCAGAAGATCCGCGACATCATCGGACGGCCGCTGACGCTCTATTTCGGCATGCATGGCAAGGCCAAGACCGAGCGGGTTGGGGAATTGTTGGACCAGATCGAGATGGGACCGCAGTTCCTCGATCGTTATCCAGCCGAGCTATCCGGCGGCCAGAAACAGCGCGTCGCCATCGCCAGGGCGCTCGCCGCGAAACCAGAGCTGATCCTGTGCGACGAGCCGACATCCGCGCTTGATCCGCTTGTGGCCGAGGGAATCCTCAAGCTTCTGATGCGACTGCAAGACGAGACGGCGGTCTCCTACCTGTTCATCACCCACGACATCGCCATCGTGCGCGCCATCGCCGACAGGGTCGCGGTCATGCATCGCGGCCATGTGGTTCGCGAGGGCGTCAAGGTGACGGTGCTTTCGCCGCCCTTCGACGATTACACCGACCTCCTGCTGAGGTCGGTTCCGGAAATGGAAGTTGGTTGGCTGGAGCGTGTGCTGGAAGGCCGGCGCACCACAGCGACCAGGGAAATGGAGAGATCATGA